In Terriglobus sp. TAA 43, a single window of DNA contains:
- a CDS encoding carboxypeptidase regulatory-like domain-containing protein: MIQGPLSRLCPIPVACVLALGAVSTAGAQVTSGTILGSVQDTSGALVPDATVKAEAPALGVTRTVTSTGNGSFSIPNLPAGTYTITVTRTGFQQLKKDGVILNSADRLNAGAFQLQVGAESTTVNVTAETGQMQIQANSGERSDLITGKQLNDIALNGRNVLDIVRVIPGVSGTGNFGASATGGLDSYSVNGTRANQHEFTLDGASNVDTGNNGGTQVTLNTDAIAEVKVLTSNYQAEFGKAGGGSIVVTTRGGTNDIHGNVHFFHRNEGMNARSWIENHNDTPQQLYRYNTVGAQIGGPIKKDKLYYFFSTEWYRQLIPGSVNQYRVPTSLERNGDFSQSRDSNGNLITVYNPNTGLPFANNTVTPGQLTAAQATNFAQIQRILNLYPLPNVNGQSTYNRQDPLSYSHPRTEYVGRIDWQISPNERLFARYINNQDSSVGPFGSFGGLNCSSNLQFAGGCSNRQPGWNLAVDLTSTLSPTIVNEVSVGPSVYRSVTEGVNGNISVGANNINLPLLFPVTSDSSIPDFGYSGNGQNYPSSYLGATPWHQANTTINANDNLTWTLKNHTMKFGVFYQRSRKDQIAWGNANGQFSFNSCSTSPAGCLNGSTSNSNQGSPFASALAGAFTSFDQSSSRPTGYFRYNQLEFYAQDTWVISPRLTLDYGMRFAWIPPQFDAHNQIALFTPSAYNAASAVTIDPTSGAITGNTGNRLNGMTYSNNGTLPKGGWNGRGIQYEPRVGFSYDMFNDRKGVLRGGFGISHDRSQGNLVFNTVFGNPALVTTPTINNANITNIPTAAQSNPGVLGGIYGADITGKVPTTYSFSLGIQREVAPGTTLDVAYVGTQSRHQVTARDLNQIPYGTTFTKAAQDPSQYAGGVVPNVEPNLPPEYAAAGYSFAGDKAYNQNYLAPYKGYDQLEYYKFDGTAGYNSLQVSVQRRFARGLTFGGTYTWSKAMTTSTADETFVDPFNPKKYSYGPAGFDRRNIGAINYVYDLPKFTQHFGGPRWLGYVTDGYQISGLANFQSGNPVRNSLWSPGNVLTGARQWSKIAPAYVGVDERGNLLLPTIGQPTQSAPGSIRNDALVTWDNSIFKNFPLGKSDKGRYIQLRGEFFNILNHTNINGRDYSANITVPSYNSSTNTYTPLSIAKSNSWGTPTSVRNPSEPGGPRVIQLAAKVYF, encoded by the coding sequence ATGATTCAAGGACCGCTTAGCCGGCTCTGCCCCATTCCGGTGGCATGTGTTCTGGCGCTCGGTGCGGTCTCGACGGCGGGGGCTCAGGTCACGTCGGGCACCATTCTGGGCTCAGTTCAGGATACATCCGGAGCCCTGGTACCAGACGCCACCGTGAAGGCTGAAGCGCCCGCTCTGGGCGTTACCCGCACAGTCACCTCCACCGGCAACGGCAGCTTCTCCATCCCCAACCTGCCGGCGGGAACGTACACCATCACCGTGACGCGCACCGGCTTCCAGCAGTTGAAGAAGGATGGCGTAATCCTGAACTCCGCCGACCGTCTGAACGCCGGAGCGTTCCAGCTTCAAGTGGGTGCTGAGAGCACCACAGTAAACGTCACGGCTGAGACCGGCCAGATGCAGATCCAGGCCAACTCTGGTGAGCGCAGCGATCTGATCACCGGTAAGCAGTTGAACGACATCGCGCTGAATGGCCGTAACGTTCTAGACATCGTCCGCGTGATCCCCGGCGTTTCTGGTACGGGTAACTTTGGCGCATCTGCCACCGGCGGTCTCGATAGCTACTCCGTCAACGGCACCCGTGCCAATCAGCATGAGTTCACCCTGGACGGCGCCAGCAATGTGGATACCGGCAACAACGGCGGCACGCAGGTGACCCTGAACACCGACGCCATTGCCGAAGTGAAGGTGCTGACCAGCAACTACCAGGCCGAGTTCGGCAAAGCAGGCGGCGGTTCCATCGTGGTGACCACCCGGGGCGGCACCAACGATATCCACGGCAACGTACATTTCTTCCATCGCAACGAAGGCATGAACGCACGTTCGTGGATTGAAAACCACAACGACACACCGCAGCAGCTTTACCGGTACAACACGGTAGGCGCGCAGATTGGTGGGCCGATCAAGAAGGACAAGCTTTACTACTTCTTCTCGACCGAGTGGTATCGCCAGCTTATTCCGGGCAGCGTGAATCAGTACCGCGTTCCCACCTCGCTGGAGCGCAATGGTGACTTCAGCCAGAGCCGCGACTCCAACGGCAACCTGATCACCGTGTACAACCCGAACACCGGACTGCCTTTTGCGAACAACACGGTTACACCGGGCCAGTTGACCGCAGCACAGGCTACGAACTTTGCGCAGATCCAGCGCATTCTGAATCTGTATCCGCTGCCGAATGTTAACGGCCAGTCCACCTATAACCGGCAGGATCCTCTTAGCTATTCGCATCCGCGTACGGAGTATGTTGGCCGTATCGATTGGCAGATCTCTCCTAACGAGCGTCTGTTTGCGCGTTACATCAACAACCAGGACAGCAGTGTTGGCCCGTTCGGCAGCTTTGGCGGCTTGAACTGCTCCAGCAACCTACAGTTCGCGGGCGGCTGCTCTAACCGTCAGCCCGGCTGGAACCTGGCTGTGGATCTGACCAGCACGCTTTCGCCGACCATCGTGAATGAGGTCAGCGTTGGCCCCAGCGTCTACCGCTCTGTCACCGAGGGTGTAAACGGCAACATCAGCGTGGGTGCAAACAACATCAACCTGCCACTGCTGTTCCCTGTTACCTCTGACTCGTCGATCCCGGACTTTGGGTACAGCGGCAATGGCCAAAACTATCCTTCAAGCTACCTGGGTGCTACACCGTGGCATCAGGCGAACACCACCATCAATGCAAATGACAACCTTACCTGGACGTTGAAGAACCACACCATGAAGTTTGGCGTCTTCTATCAGCGTTCGCGCAAGGATCAGATTGCATGGGGTAATGCCAACGGGCAGTTCAGCTTTAACTCCTGCTCGACGTCGCCTGCCGGCTGCTTGAACGGTTCGACGAGCAACAGCAATCAGGGTTCGCCGTTTGCCAGCGCGCTGGCCGGTGCGTTCACCAGCTTCGATCAGTCGTCGTCGCGTCCTACGGGCTACTTCCGTTACAACCAACTGGAGTTCTACGCGCAGGACACATGGGTGATCAGCCCACGCCTGACGCTGGACTACGGCATGCGCTTTGCATGGATTCCGCCGCAGTTCGATGCGCACAACCAGATCGCATTGTTCACTCCGTCGGCTTATAACGCGGCAAGTGCTGTGACGATTGATCCCACCAGCGGCGCAATCACGGGCAACACCGGCAATCGCCTGAACGGCATGACATACAGCAACAACGGCACGCTGCCGAAGGGCGGATGGAACGGCCGTGGCATTCAGTACGAGCCGCGTGTTGGTTTCAGCTATGACATGTTCAACGATCGCAAGGGTGTGTTGCGTGGCGGCTTCGGTATCTCGCATGACCGCTCGCAGGGCAACCTGGTATTCAACACCGTGTTCGGCAATCCCGCGCTGGTGACGACGCCAACGATCAACAACGCAAACATCACTAACATTCCAACCGCGGCACAATCGAACCCCGGTGTTCTGGGCGGCATCTACGGCGCAGACATCACCGGAAAGGTGCCGACGACGTACAGCTTCTCGCTGGGTATTCAGCGTGAAGTGGCTCCTGGCACTACGCTCGACGTTGCCTACGTGGGAACGCAGTCGCGCCACCAGGTCACGGCACGCGATCTGAACCAGATTCCGTATGGCACGACCTTCACCAAAGCAGCGCAGGACCCAAGCCAGTACGCTGGTGGCGTTGTGCCCAACGTGGAACCGAACCTGCCGCCGGAATATGCCGCTGCCGGTTACTCCTTCGCGGGTGACAAGGCATACAACCAGAACTATCTTGCACCGTACAAGGGCTATGACCAGCTTGAGTACTACAAGTTCGACGGCACTGCGGGTTATAACTCACTGCAGGTTTCCGTGCAGCGTCGATTCGCACGCGGTCTGACCTTCGGCGGAACCTACACGTGGTCCAAGGCGATGACGACGTCCACCGCGGATGAAACCTTCGTGGATCCATTCAACCCCAAGAAGTACAGCTATGGTCCGGCAGGCTTTGATCGCCGCAACATTGGCGCCATCAACTACGTGTATGACCTGCCGAAGTTCACGCAGCACTTTGGTGGACCGCGTTGGTTGGGTTATGTGACGGATGGTTATCAGATCAGCGGTCTGGCTAATTTCCAGAGTGGGAACCCTGTGCGCAATTCACTGTGGTCTCCTGGAAACGTGCTGACCGGTGCTCGTCAGTGGAGCAAGATTGCACCGGCATATGTCGGTGTGGATGAACGAGGCAACCTGCTTCTGCCGACCATTGGTCAGCCGACGCAGTCCGCACCGGGCAGTATCCGCAACGATGCTCTTGTTACGTGGGATAACTCGATCTTCAAGAACTTCCCGCTGGGCAAGAGCGACAAGGGCCGTTACATCCAGCTTCGCGGTGAGTTCTTCAACATCCTGAACCACACCAACATCAATGGTCGCGATTACAGCGCGAACATCACAGTGCCTTCGTACAACAGCAGCACTAACACGTACACGCCGCTGTCTATCGCCAAGAGCAACTCGTGGGGCACGCCCACCTCGGTTCGCAATCCAAGTGAACCAGGCGGACCGCGCGTGATCCAGCTTGCAGCGAAGGTCTACTTCTAA
- a CDS encoding glycoside hydrolase family 30 beta sandwich domain-containing protein, whose protein sequence is MIPYRLLVMCSSSLLLSVAAAQTVHGVQTSVDLRKMLAPLPAAKFTRSSANADATITVDETKRFQTIDGFGAAFVEGSAYLLQHDLTPQQRSDVMTRLFDPKRGIGLSAMRLPIASTDLSRTHYSYDDMPEGQSDPEMQHFSVEKDRADVFPTVREALKLNPRMTLIASPWSMPAWMKTKPTMNGGALRQDAETAFAKYLVRSLQAFAKEGITPQYLTIQNEPLNETKNYPGSLLLADQAARFIGKDLGPALRAANLKTHVLAYDHNWDHPEYPLSVIADPSARPYMAGSAMHCYGGKADVQDDMHAKDPQMGIWMTECSGGTWQKEAPLAVTAHLVISSTQHWAKAVTLWGIALDPKGNPHAGGCGTCRGLLTIDSTQKPSSITWNGDFYALAHASKYVHPGAVHIASSTTTDGVDQVAFQDTDGTIVLIAYNDNAETKTVNVQWRARTVHLSLPATSLVTYTWKAAR, encoded by the coding sequence GTGATTCCCTACCGCCTCTTGGTGATGTGTTCGTCGTCCCTGCTTCTCTCCGTCGCTGCCGCGCAGACGGTCCATGGTGTTCAGACATCGGTTGATCTTCGTAAGATGCTCGCTCCACTTCCTGCTGCGAAGTTCACACGCTCTTCTGCAAATGCAGACGCGACCATAACTGTCGACGAGACAAAGCGTTTCCAGACAATCGATGGCTTCGGTGCAGCCTTTGTTGAGGGCTCCGCTTATCTTCTGCAACACGATCTGACACCGCAGCAACGCAGCGATGTGATGACACGCCTGTTCGATCCGAAACGCGGCATTGGCCTGAGTGCAATGCGCCTTCCCATTGCCAGCACCGATCTTTCGCGGACGCATTACAGCTATGACGACATGCCGGAAGGACAGAGCGATCCGGAGATGCAGCACTTCTCCGTTGAAAAGGATCGCGCGGATGTTTTCCCCACCGTTCGTGAAGCGTTGAAGCTAAACCCGCGCATGACTTTGATTGCTTCGCCGTGGAGCATGCCCGCGTGGATGAAGACGAAGCCAACGATGAATGGCGGTGCATTGCGCCAAGATGCTGAGACTGCGTTTGCGAAGTATCTTGTGCGGTCGCTTCAGGCGTTTGCCAAGGAAGGCATTACGCCACAATATTTAACGATTCAGAATGAGCCGCTGAATGAAACGAAGAATTATCCTGGTTCACTATTGCTGGCAGATCAGGCAGCACGCTTTATTGGCAAGGATCTTGGTCCTGCTCTGCGTGCAGCGAACTTGAAAACACACGTGCTTGCGTATGACCACAACTGGGATCATCCAGAGTATCCGCTTAGCGTGATTGCTGATCCTTCTGCGCGACCTTACATGGCTGGCTCTGCTATGCATTGCTATGGCGGCAAGGCTGATGTGCAGGATGACATGCACGCGAAAGATCCGCAGATGGGCATCTGGATGACCGAGTGCTCCGGTGGTACGTGGCAGAAGGAAGCGCCACTGGCTGTGACGGCTCATCTCGTGATTTCGTCAACGCAGCACTGGGCAAAGGCTGTTACGCTGTGGGGCATTGCGCTTGATCCGAAGGGCAACCCTCATGCGGGTGGCTGCGGAACTTGTCGTGGCTTGCTGACGATTGATTCAACACAGAAGCCATCATCGATCACGTGGAATGGGGACTTCTATGCACTCGCACATGCCAGTAAGTATGTGCATCCTGGCGCGGTACATATTGCATCTTCGACGACAACGGATGGAGTGGATCAGGTAGCGTTTCAAGATACCGATGGGACGATTGTCTTGATCGCATACAACGACAACGCTGAGACGAAGACGGTGAATGTGCAGTGGCGCGCACGCACGGTGCACCTATCGTTACCTGCAACGTCGCTGGTTACTTATACGTGGAAGGCAGCGCGTTAA
- a CDS encoding helix-turn-helix domain-containing protein: MAVETSPDVQLDIDPAIEEAVHRALNSPQFMRAETQRKLLHYLWLNRHLPLSEYAIATEALGRNSHFDPNTDASIRVHISRLRRKLKDYYSETGEHELLVIPTGTHQLVLQPPAPPEEQTDAPVAEPEPPPTGLAWIRVHKVNVLMVSCIVLANLLVATAGLAIWQSRQLKAADLRPPDKPNSFWKAFLEGDAPVRIVLPTPIFFSFKERPSLRIRSVQVNSFDEVKDDPKLQELSKMWGPIGLEQSYTVTWDTLAGIQISRYLDRIGQGRRISFEVTRDSSLLSLEQANVIVLGTDNTLRPMKEYTDTMNFVMTLGEDRVINTHPEPGEEAAYRRVYKNDPIGGISVRHVEPSIIALLPGRAPGLKVLMLESRDTSGMVSLLSSNAGSNAVEDMWRKHGSPKFFEMVTMTELEGNTPLRSWPVTMHAYTKAPPSKSM; encoded by the coding sequence ATGGCTGTTGAAACCTCACCGGACGTGCAGTTGGACATCGATCCGGCGATAGAGGAAGCGGTGCATCGCGCCCTCAACAGTCCGCAGTTCATGCGTGCGGAAACCCAACGCAAACTGCTGCATTACCTCTGGCTCAACCGCCATCTTCCGCTCAGCGAATACGCCATCGCAACCGAGGCGCTCGGCCGCAACAGCCACTTCGATCCCAACACCGACGCCAGCATCCGCGTTCACATCTCGCGTCTCCGCCGCAAGCTCAAGGACTACTACAGCGAAACCGGCGAGCATGAACTACTCGTCATTCCCACTGGCACGCACCAGTTGGTGCTGCAACCTCCAGCCCCGCCGGAAGAGCAGACGGACGCTCCCGTCGCCGAACCTGAGCCACCACCCACGGGCCTGGCCTGGATTCGCGTACACAAGGTCAACGTGCTCATGGTGTCCTGCATTGTGCTGGCGAATCTGTTAGTTGCCACAGCCGGATTGGCCATCTGGCAAAGCCGCCAATTAAAAGCCGCTGACCTGCGTCCGCCAGATAAGCCCAACAGCTTTTGGAAAGCCTTCCTGGAAGGCGATGCGCCGGTCAGGATCGTTCTCCCCACACCCATCTTCTTCAGCTTCAAAGAACGTCCGTCGCTTCGGATACGCTCGGTCCAGGTCAACTCGTTCGACGAGGTCAAGGACGATCCCAAGCTGCAAGAGCTGAGCAAGATGTGGGGACCGATCGGCCTTGAGCAGTCGTACACCGTTACCTGGGACACCCTCGCTGGCATTCAGATTTCGCGTTACCTCGACCGCATCGGGCAGGGCAGGCGGATCTCCTTCGAGGTCACCCGAGACTCATCGTTGCTCTCCCTCGAACAGGCGAACGTCATCGTGCTCGGAACCGACAACACACTCCGACCCATGAAGGAGTACACGGACACAATGAACTTCGTCATGACCCTCGGAGAAGATCGTGTCATCAATACGCACCCGGAACCCGGAGAGGAAGCGGCATACCGTCGTGTCTATAAGAACGACCCCATAGGTGGAATATCCGTGCGCCACGTGGAGCCATCCATCATCGCCCTGCTCCCCGGTCGCGCTCCCGGCCTCAAGGTCCTCATGCTTGAATCTCGAGATACCAGCGGCATGGTCTCGCTCCTCTCCTCCAACGCCGGATCGAATGCGGTTGAAGATATGTGGCGCAAACACGGCTCGCCGAAGTTCTTTGAGATGGTCACCATGACCGAACTGGAGGGCAACACGCCCCTTCGCAGCTGGCCCGTCACCATGCACGCCTACACCAAGGCGCCTCCGTCGAAGAGTATGTAA
- a CDS encoding DPP IV N-terminal domain-containing protein → MSTEHRAPFQAGDWIVEPELNCLRKDDQEKHLEPKVMKVLLALADHPNHVVAKDDLIAAVWPGTFVSDDVLTRCISVLRRVTQDDATMPHFIQTVPKVGYRLLAPIHELPSDPVKEQDEVSVPAPISAEIPIAIPSEPLLPGQERRFVPYPVVLAALAIVVLAVVALAVWRFLWAGTPRETVLKTLPFTSRDGEQLQPAFSPDGKTIAYVAVPEDGGAQHIYIKSITAQTSSPVTSGPGEDFSPTWSPDGTRIAYLSNSTEGLGIYVVDLRSRATRRVFVPQSASQWEQGALTWSPDGESLAFPDHAGSNPSSSIVLLNMKTLQSQVLTTPPDGWEGDLTPAFSPDGKRIAFSRASETAVRDLYWIAATGGPVHQITHDSAGIDSLAWFPDGKSVAFSSNRGGKSALWRVFLRGGTPTRMPIGTEDAAQPTVSRSGNILRVAYTQGSAIWSIIAVTRGAEGISRELLSSTQEDSAPSFARDGLRFAFQSQRSGFQEIWMAAVDGTGAHPLTHGNGPLTGSPSWGHQHDEVLFDSRTGGHSHIFAIRATGGSPQQLTNGDFNDITPRWSNDDNTVYFRSNRGGRWQLWRVDRNGGSPQPVTTGDGIVPQESPDGKFLYFARGGEAGIWRVPIQGGPETEVVSEPASGYWGYWEVTPHGIVFLDTRQASLRTYDPATKNTTNFAKLKRLPPRFAGLSMNPNGQQILLTDESHASRHLTLSEMTTGR, encoded by the coding sequence TTGAGTACCGAACACAGAGCGCCATTTCAGGCAGGCGATTGGATCGTTGAACCGGAGCTGAATTGCCTGCGGAAGGACGATCAGGAGAAGCATCTCGAGCCCAAAGTGATGAAGGTTCTGCTCGCGCTGGCAGACCACCCGAACCACGTCGTTGCCAAGGATGATCTGATCGCAGCGGTATGGCCGGGCACCTTCGTCAGCGACGACGTCCTCACCCGCTGCATCTCCGTACTGCGTCGTGTGACGCAGGATGACGCGACCATGCCGCACTTTATCCAGACGGTCCCCAAGGTGGGCTACCGCCTGCTCGCGCCCATCCATGAACTGCCTTCTGACCCGGTTAAGGAGCAGGATGAGGTATCGGTCCCCGCTCCCATCAGTGCCGAAATCCCAATCGCGATCCCTTCTGAACCGCTCCTCCCCGGGCAAGAGCGCCGCTTCGTACCGTACCCGGTGGTTCTCGCGGCGTTGGCAATTGTCGTGCTCGCGGTGGTGGCTCTGGCCGTGTGGCGTTTCCTCTGGGCCGGAACCCCGCGCGAGACCGTCCTGAAAACGCTGCCGTTCACCAGCCGCGACGGCGAACAATTACAGCCAGCCTTCTCGCCGGACGGCAAGACGATCGCCTACGTCGCCGTCCCGGAAGACGGTGGCGCGCAACATATATATATAAAGTCCATTACGGCCCAGACCTCCTCACCCGTGACATCAGGCCCAGGCGAAGACTTCAGCCCCACCTGGTCTCCCGATGGCACCCGCATTGCCTATCTTTCGAATTCCACCGAAGGCCTTGGCATCTACGTTGTGGACCTTCGAAGCCGCGCAACGCGCAGGGTCTTCGTTCCCCAATCCGCTTCACAGTGGGAGCAGGGCGCGTTAACGTGGTCGCCGGATGGTGAATCGCTTGCCTTCCCCGACCATGCGGGCAGTAACCCGTCTTCGTCCATCGTTCTGCTCAATATGAAGACGCTCCAGTCGCAGGTGCTCACCACCCCACCGGACGGTTGGGAAGGCGACCTGACCCCGGCGTTTTCGCCCGACGGCAAGCGCATAGCTTTCTCCCGCGCCAGTGAGACCGCCGTCCGCGACCTCTACTGGATCGCCGCCACCGGTGGGCCGGTCCACCAGATCACGCACGACAGCGCCGGGATCGACAGTCTCGCTTGGTTCCCGGACGGCAAATCAGTGGCCTTCTCCTCGAATCGGGGAGGCAAGAGCGCTCTGTGGCGTGTCTTCCTCCGTGGAGGTACACCCACCCGCATGCCCATTGGCACGGAAGACGCCGCCCAACCCACGGTCTCTCGTTCCGGCAATATCCTGCGCGTGGCGTACACACAAGGTTCCGCCATCTGGAGCATCATCGCTGTAACCCGCGGCGCGGAAGGCATCTCGCGCGAACTCCTTTCCTCCACGCAAGAGGACTCCGCACCGTCCTTCGCGCGCGACGGTCTCCGTTTTGCCTTCCAATCCCAACGTTCCGGCTTCCAGGAAATATGGATGGCCGCAGTCGACGGAACAGGCGCGCATCCTTTGACCCACGGCAACGGCCCACTCACCGGCAGCCCGTCGTGGGGGCATCAACACGACGAAGTCCTCTTCGACTCGCGAACCGGTGGCCACTCCCACATCTTCGCCATCCGCGCCACGGGCGGATCGCCCCAGCAACTCACAAACGGCGATTTCAACGACATCACACCGCGCTGGTCCAACGACGACAACACCGTCTACTTCCGCTCCAACCGCGGAGGCCGCTGGCAGCTCTGGCGAGTAGACCGCAACGGAGGATCGCCACAGCCCGTCACCACCGGCGACGGCATCGTCCCGCAGGAATCGCCAGACGGCAAGTTCCTGTACTTCGCCCGCGGTGGCGAAGCGGGCATCTGGCGCGTCCCCATCCAGGGCGGCCCAGAGACAGAGGTCGTGTCAGAACCCGCATCCGGATACTGGGGCTATTGGGAAGTCACGCCACACGGCATCGTCTTTCTGGACACCAGGCAAGCGTCCCTGCGTACGTACGATCCGGCCACCAAAAACACGACCAACTTCGCAAAGCTGAAGCGCTTACCGCCTCGATTCGCAGGCCTTTCCATGAACCCCAACGGCCAGCAGATTCTCCTAACAGACGAATCACACGCCAGCCGCCACCTCACACTCTCTGAGATGACAACCGGGCGGTAA
- a CDS encoding FAD-dependent oxidoreductase, with the protein MIASARFLVPSFLLSLAASAFAASPAPKPVSADLVVYGGTASGVMTAYSAAKQGLHVVLLEPTRHLGGMVTGGLSATDYAYFPVIGGYTREFYKEAATTYGKGDLDHPTDFLSEPKVGEAIFNRWLKEAKVDVRFGERIKEHGGVEMKGKQVTAFVTEDGQRWEGKVFADCSYEGDAMAEAHVSYVVGREGEEVYNESLAGVRPETPKHQFLWKVSPYDDSHKLLPYVDPGPLAKGGSGDKKVQAYNFRLILTNDPANKLPWTKPAGYDAKQFALLTRYVQSYKEHTGKDPVLATVTNPVCFDHAKCDFNNNGPFSTDFIGKSWTYPDASFVERQAIWKAHMKYTQDFFYFLATDPSVPQSLRDDTNKWGRAKDEFTDSDGWPRQLYIREGRRMTGVYVMHQADLQTDRTKPDSIAMGSYNSDSHNIQRVAMPDGSVFNEGDVQVAVQPYEISFGAMLPKPDQVTNLLVPVCLSASHVAYSSVRMEPQYMMIGQAAGVTAALAIQGNVPVQQVPVSKLQDILRKDGTILHLDQQAHRAQSRVHPQP; encoded by the coding sequence ATGATTGCATCCGCACGGTTTTTGGTTCCCTCGTTCCTCCTGTCCCTCGCAGCCTCTGCCTTTGCGGCGTCACCTGCTCCAAAGCCTGTCTCCGCCGATCTGGTGGTTTACGGCGGCACGGCGTCCGGCGTCATGACGGCCTACTCCGCAGCCAAGCAGGGACTCCACGTCGTCCTGCTCGAACCCACCCGCCATCTCGGCGGCATGGTCACCGGCGGCCTCTCCGCGACGGACTACGCCTATTTCCCCGTCATCGGCGGCTACACCCGCGAGTTCTATAAAGAGGCGGCTACCACCTACGGCAAGGGCGACCTCGACCACCCAACCGACTTCCTCTCGGAACCGAAAGTCGGCGAGGCCATCTTCAACCGCTGGCTCAAGGAAGCCAAGGTCGACGTCCGTTTCGGTGAACGCATCAAGGAGCACGGCGGCGTCGAAATGAAGGGCAAGCAGGTCACCGCTTTCGTCACTGAAGATGGCCAGCGTTGGGAAGGCAAAGTCTTCGCCGACTGCAGCTATGAAGGCGACGCCATGGCCGAGGCCCACGTCAGCTACGTGGTGGGTCGCGAAGGCGAAGAGGTCTACAACGAGAGCCTCGCCGGCGTCCGCCCGGAGACTCCGAAGCATCAGTTTCTGTGGAAGGTCAGCCCCTACGACGACTCCCACAAGCTCCTGCCGTACGTAGACCCCGGACCATTGGCCAAGGGCGGCAGCGGCGACAAGAAGGTTCAGGCCTATAACTTCCGCCTCATCCTCACGAACGATCCCGCGAACAAGCTGCCTTGGACGAAGCCTGCCGGGTACGACGCGAAGCAGTTCGCTCTGCTCACGCGCTACGTACAGAGCTACAAGGAGCACACGGGCAAAGATCCGGTGCTCGCCACCGTCACCAACCCCGTCTGCTTCGATCACGCCAAGTGCGACTTCAACAACAACGGCCCGTTCTCAACAGACTTCATCGGCAAGAGCTGGACCTATCCCGACGCCTCCTTCGTCGAGCGCCAGGCCATCTGGAAGGCGCACATGAAGTACACGCAGGACTTCTTCTACTTCCTGGCGACCGACCCTTCCGTACCGCAATCCCTCCGCGACGATACCAACAAGTGGGGCCGCGCCAAGGACGAGTTCACTGACTCCGACGGCTGGCCGCGTCAGCTATACATCCGCGAAGGTCGCCGCATGACTGGTGTCTACGTCATGCATCAGGCCGATCTCCAGACCGACCGCACCAAGCCTGACTCCATCGCCATGGGCAGCTACAACTCTGACTCGCACAACATTCAGCGTGTCGCCATGCCCGACGGTTCCGTGTTCAACGAAGGCGACGTTCAGGTGGCAGTGCAGCCTTACGAGATCAGTTTCGGCGCCATGTTGCCCAAGCCGGATCAGGTGACCAACCTGCTTGTCCCTGTGTGCCTGTCAGCATCCCACGTGGCCTATTCCTCGGTACGTATGGAACCCCAGTACATGATGATCGGGCAGGCAGCCGGAGTCACGGCGGCACTCGCCATCCAGGGCAACGTTCCCGTCCAGCAGGTGCCGGTTTCCAAGCTCCAGGACATCCTCCGGAAGGACGGAACCATCCTCCATTTGGACCAGCAAGCCCATCGTGCGCAGTCCCGCGTACACCCCCAACCCTAA